The Halichoerus grypus chromosome 9, mHalGry1.hap1.1, whole genome shotgun sequence genome has a window encoding:
- the H1-6 gene encoding histone H1t, giving the protein MSETAPAAAADTVLVSMENSPAKKRGKKPVGLPGASRKAPSLPVSKLITEALSVSQERAGMSLAALKKALAAAGYDVEKNNSRIKLGLKSLVSKGTLVQTKGTGASGSFKLNKKALPEPTKSKVKRPFSAKAKKLVLARDSKSPKGAKTSKKAKKPRAPAAQKVARSGRKATGAKGKQARKSPGKARAGKPKLSQQKTNPRKVASKK; this is encoded by the coding sequence ATGTCTGAGACGGCTCCGGCGGCCGCAGCTGACACGGTCTTGGTCTCTATGGAGAACTCTCCTGctaagaagagagggaagaagccGGTGGGCCTGCCAGGCGCTAGTCGCAAGGCCCCGAGCCTGCCCGTGTCCAAGCTGATCACGGAGGCTCTCTCCGTGTCCCAGGAGCGAGCAGGGATGTCCCTGGCCGCGCTCAAGAAGGCGCTCGCGGCCGCCGGCTACGACGTGGAGAAGAACAACAGCCGCATCAAGCTGGGCCTCAAGAGCCTGGTGAGCAAGGGCACCCTGGTGCAGACCAAGGGCACCGGCGCCTCGGGCTCCTTCAAGCTCAACAAGAAGGCTCTTCCTGAGCCCACCAAGAGCAAGGTCAAGAGGCCGTTTTCTGCTAAGGCGAAGAAGCTGGTCTTAGCCAGAGACTCGAAGTCCCCAAAAGGTGCCAAGACCAGCAAGAAAGCCAAGAAGCCCAGGGCGCCGGCAGCGCAGAAAGTGGCCAGGAGCGGCAGGAAGGCGACGGGAGCCAAGGGCAAGCAAGCACGGAAGAGCCCGGGGAAGGCCCGAGCAGGGAAGCCGAAGTTGAGCCAGCAGAAAACGAACCCGAGGAAAGTGGCGTCCAAGAAGTGA